A stretch of the Haladaptatus cibarius D43 genome encodes the following:
- a CDS encoding glycosyltransferase family 2 protein: MEKNYEETTVERKSTANIGLEFDLDYEKPGIGVIATENNSDEIVRVILRAYQHGCQVLVVSMDNSSIESVRLARRLGAIIVTDTALTSDEESLRNTLQRAAEANSLPGLIYHSRVDRRIDFKRSLSHAEEDSLVDSVTEFDANEEPSNVVVGIPAYNEMNTVSSVVAESSVYASEVVVVDDGSSDDTADAARRAGATVVQHETNRGYGAALKTAFAEADKRRADHLVILDADGQHDTTDIRRLVETQQETDADVVIGSRFDGGSKTEMPLYRRFGLSVVNFLTNLSMGVVRPRSRIHDTQSGFRAYSDRAIRTLAHDDAIGNRMDASTDVLYHCYHHDYSFEEIGTTIDYDVEDASSHNPVSHGLILVRNILKTVERERPIMSLGVPGFFCSFVGLGFGYWTFSNYLQSGTFPLGLAIVSAFTLLAGILSCFTAIILHALNSTLQNH, from the coding sequence ATGGAGAAAAACTACGAAGAAACAACAGTTGAACGCAAATCCACCGCAAACATCGGACTCGAGTTCGACCTCGATTACGAAAAGCCGGGAATCGGTGTAATAGCGACTGAAAACAACAGTGACGAGATTGTCCGTGTGATTCTCCGAGCCTATCAGCATGGGTGCCAAGTGCTGGTAGTATCCATGGACAATTCGAGTATCGAGTCGGTCCGGTTGGCACGCCGACTCGGGGCGATCATCGTCACCGACACAGCACTAACCTCGGACGAGGAATCGCTACGGAACACGTTACAAAGGGCCGCCGAAGCGAACTCGCTTCCCGGCCTGATATATCACTCTCGCGTCGACCGACGTATCGACTTCAAGCGAAGTCTCTCTCACGCCGAGGAGGATTCCCTTGTCGATTCCGTTACCGAATTCGACGCAAACGAGGAACCTTCCAACGTTGTCGTCGGTATCCCAGCGTACAACGAGATGAACACCGTCAGTAGCGTCGTCGCCGAATCGTCGGTTTACGCAAGTGAGGTGGTCGTCGTAGACGACGGCAGTTCGGACGACACCGCCGACGCGGCGCGCCGCGCGGGCGCCACCGTCGTCCAACACGAAACGAATCGGGGATACGGTGCCGCCCTCAAGACGGCGTTCGCTGAGGCCGACAAGCGACGCGCGGATCACCTCGTCATTCTCGACGCTGACGGCCAACACGACACTACGGATATCCGACGACTGGTGGAAACCCAACAGGAGACGGACGCAGACGTCGTTATCGGAAGTCGATTCGACGGTGGTTCCAAGACTGAGATGCCGCTTTACCGTCGATTCGGGCTGAGCGTCGTCAACTTTCTTACGAACCTCAGTATGGGTGTCGTTCGACCCCGTTCGCGCATTCATGACACACAGAGTGGATTTCGAGCCTACAGCGACCGAGCGATTCGAACGCTCGCGCACGACGACGCAATCGGTAATCGCATGGATGCGAGTACGGATGTCCTCTATCACTGCTACCACCACGACTACTCGTTCGAGGAAATCGGAACGACGATCGACTACGATGTGGAAGACGCCAGCAGTCACAATCCAGTCTCTCACGGACTGATACTGGTTCGGAACATCCTCAAGACGGTCGAGCGAGAACGACCGATCATGTCACTCGGCGTCCCGGGCTTTTTCTGTTCTTTCGTCGGGCTCGGATTCGGCTATTGGACGTTCTCCAACTACCTGCAGTCGGGGACGTTCCCCCTCGGACTCGCCATCGTATCCGCGTTCACGCTACTTGCAGGCATTTTGTCCTGCTTCACCGCAATTATCCTGCACGCGCTGAACAGCACACTGCAAAACCATTAG